One Cucumis sativus cultivar 9930 chromosome 1, Cucumber_9930_V3, whole genome shotgun sequence DNA segment encodes these proteins:
- the LOC101209736 gene encoding probable pectate lyase 5 encodes MAPPALPLSLLSLFLFLFSISLSAALSPNPAAVSNPELVVQEVHRSIINATKRRNLGYLSCGTGNPIDDCWRCDSNWEKNRQRLADCGIGFGKNAIGGRDGKIYVVTDSGDDDPVNPKPGTLRYAVIQDEPLWIIFARDMVIRLKEELIMNSFKTIDGRGASVHIAGGPCITIQYVTNIIIHGLNIHDCKQGGNTDVRDSPRHFGFRTISDGDGVSIFGGSHVWVDHCSLSNCNDGLIDAIHGSTAITISNNYMTHHDKVMLLGHSDSYTQDKNMQVTIAFNHFGEGLVQRMPRCRHGYFHVVNNDYTHWEMYAIGGSAAPTINSQGNRFVAPNDRFSKEVTKYEDAPESEWKNWHWRSEGDLMLNGAYFTASGAGASSSYARASSLGARPSSLVGTITTNAGALNCRKGSRC; translated from the exons ATGGCACCGCCTgcactccctctctctctcctctccctcttcctcttcctcttctccaTTTCTCTCTCCGCCGCTCTCTCCCCCAACCCTGCTGCCGTTTCTAACCCAGAACTCGTCGTACAAGAAGTACACAG GAGCATAATCAATGCAACGAAGAGGAGGAATTTGGGGTATCTCTCATGTGGGACTGGAAATCCAATCGACGATTGCTGGCGGTGCGATTCCAATTGGGAGAAAAATCGTCAGAGATTAGCTGATTGTGGGATCGGTTTCGGCAAAAATGCCATCGGGGGTCGAGACGGAAAAATCTACGTCGTTACTGACTCCGGCGACGACGATCCCGTCAACCCCAAACCAGGAACTCTCCGTTACGCCGTAATCCAAGACGAACCCCTTTGGATCATCTTCGCTCGCGACATGGTCATTCGATTGAAAGAGGAACTGATTATGAATTCCTTCAAAACCATCGACGGCCGTGGCGCTAGTGTCCATATCGCCGGTGGGCCTTGCATTACGATTCAGTACGTGACGAACATTATAATCCATGGTCTCAACATTCACGACTGCAAACAAGGGGGAAACACAGATGTGAGAGATTCCCCTCGACATTTTGGATTCAGAACCATATCGGACGGTGACGGCGTTTCGATCTTCGGCGGAAGCCATGTTTGGGTTGATCATTGCTCTTTATCAAACTGCAATGACGGGTTAATCGACGCGATTCATGGGTCTACTGCGATTACCATTTCGAACAATTACATGACGCATCATGATAAAGTGATGTTGTTGGGGCACAGTGATTCGTATACTCAGGACAAGAATATGCAAGTCACCATTGCTTTTAATCACTTTGGTGAAGGTCTTGTTCAAAGAATGCCCAG ATGCAGACATGGGTATTTTCATGTGGTGAACAATGACTATACACATTGGGAAATGTACGCCATTGGAGGAAGTGCTGCTCCAACCATCAACAGTCAAGGGAACAGATTTGTTGCTCCAAATGACAGATTCAGCAAAGAG GTGACAAAATACGAGGATGCACCAGAGAGTGAGTGGAAGAATTGGCATTGGAGGTCAGAAGGAGATCTCATGTTAAACGGTGCGTATTTCACGGCCTCCGGTGCTGGAGCGTCTTCCAGTTATGCAAGAGCGTCGAGCTTAGGAGCGAGACCATCGTCACTCGTGGGTACAATTACGACCAATGCAGGTGCACTGAACTGCAGAAAGGGCTCTCGTTGCTGA
- the LOC101209572 gene encoding probable Ufm1-specific protease isoform X2: MEEVDEQCIRILPHKLVLQKKELALQWLIGSPFLSPLTIASTLKCIHHLSPPESISPDFTKEAEELRTLLLKGFYIVGALVVGNSNVDEHASQAIDAARKLNQILSHGENTEKKLLIGAVADINSADIHFFVSQSENDTSLDSVSSVVYENNPEKYIWERGCLLRCELPISMPLYIPLDSPSDVEKAYEQATESVISKLRDPQAVYVVEQVNKNTSEDPCPVILRGSQMDFQINLSKFRHLNDASQNADGMSLPCANFCSKSKTECTMFSLQNADIIQVSVLLNSSAKSEKSSAPVVEYFPDKTRLLVVNLKTEVLCYAAKFLPLTCAVSMLIIPGLVDQLNLMKNAILPSLSKQLPQLVPYHFCPPGFLHPITVLYELTYGETEMKQVELRKALHLRLGLPFDRPVLRIASALDFSGRKENLPQKGSFLLKDVHIGIPSSGVSGGHMSLVQGSYVYHHYLQEGFNDSGWGCAYRSLQTIISWFRLQHYTSIDVPSHRQIQEALVEIGDKDDSFIGSREWIGAIELSFVLDKLLGVSCKIINVRSGAELPEKCRELAAHFENQGTPIMIGGGVLAYTLLGVDYNEASGDCGFLILDPHYTGSDEVKKIVSGGWCGWKKAVDSKGKNFFLHDKFYNLLLPQRPNMV, encoded by the exons ATGGAGGAAGTCGATGAGCAATGTATCAGAATTTTGCCTCACAAGCTCGTTCTCCAGAAAAAGGAGCTGGCTCTTCAATGGCTCATCGGATCGCCGTTTCTGTCGCCTCTGACTATTGCTTCCACTCTCAAATGCATCCATCATTTGTCTCCACCCGAATCTATCTCGCCTGATTTCACCAAGGAAGCAG AAGAGCTTCGGACGTTATTGCTGAAAGGTTTTTATATTGTTGGAGCATTGGTTGTTGGAAATTCCAACGTCGATGAACATGCGAGCCAGGCAATTGATGCGGCGCGGAAATTGAATCAGATTCTATCTCATGGTGAAAATACAGAGAAGAAGTTATTGATTGGAGCGGTTGCTGATATCAATTCTGCAGATATTCACTTTTTTGTCTCCCAGTCTGAAAATGACACGAGCTTAGATTCTGTTTCTTCTGTTGTGTACGAAAATAATCCCgaaaaatatatttgggaGAGAGGCTGTCTGCTCCGGTGCGAACTACCGATCAGTATGCCGCTCTATATTCCTCTTGACAGTCCATCAG ATGTTGAAAAGGCGTACGAGCAGGCCACAGAATCTGTTATTTCCAAGTTGAGAGACCCACAGGCAGTGTATGTAGTGGAacaagtaaacaaaaatacCTCAGAAGATCCTTGTCCTGTCATTCTACGTGGTTCACAAATGGATTTCCAAATTAATCTCTCGAAGTTTAGGCATTTGAATGATGCCAGCCAAAATGCTGATGGAATGTCTTTACCGTGTGCAAACTTCTGTTCAAAAAGCAAAACTGAGTGTACAATGTTTTCTTTACag AATGCAGATATAATCCAAGTAAGTGTTCTTCTAAATAGCTCGGCAAAGTCTGAAAAATCTAGTGCACCAGTTGTAGAGTACTTTCCAG ACAAAACCAGGCTTTTGGTTGTCAACTTGAAGACAGAAGTTCTCTGTTATGCTGCCAAATTTCTTCCATTGACTTGTGCTGTTTCAATGTTGATCATTCCGGGTCTAGTTGACCAGTTAAACTTGATGAAGAATGCAATATTACCCAGCCTTTCAAAGCAACTGCCTCAA CTAGTGCCATATCATTTTTGCCCTCCTGGATTTTTGCATCCAATAACTGTTCTCTATGAACTCACTTATGGGGAGACTGAAATGAAGCAAG TGGAACTAAGAAAAGCCCTTCACTTAAGATTAGGGTTACCTTTTGATCGTCCTGTGCTAAGAATTGCTAGTGCATTGGATTTCTCTGGTCGGAAGGAGAACTTGCCTCAAAAGG GTTCCTTTTTGCTCAAAGATGTTCATATTGGAATTCCAAGCAGCGGTG TTTCAGGTGGCCACATGTCTCTGGTTCAGGGGTCATATGTGTACCATCACTATCTTCAAGAAGGTTTCAATGACTCG GGCTGGGGTTGTGCTTACCGGTCTTTGCAAACTATCATTTCATGGTTCAGACTCCAACATTATACATCCATAGATGTTCCTTCACATAG GCAAATACAAGAAGCACTAGTGGAGATCGGTGACAAGGATGATTCATTTATTGGTTCACGTGAATGGATTGGTGCCATCGAATTGAGCTTTGTTTTAGACAAACTGCTCGGT GTGAGTTGCAAAATCATAAATGTCAGATCTGGGGCTGAGCTTCCTGAAAAATGTAGAGAATTGGCTGCACATTTCGAGAATCAAGGAACTCCTATAATGATTG GAGGTGGTGTTCTTGCATACACTCTGTTGGGAGTTGATTACAATGAAGCAAGTGGAGATTGTGGGTTTTTAATATTGGATCCTCATTATACTGGAAGTGATGAAGTGAAGAAAATTGTAAGTGGTGGTTGGTGTGGATGGAAAAAAGCCGTTGATAGCAAAGGGAAGAATTTCTTCTTACATGATAAGTTTTATAACCTTCTCCTTCCACAGAGGCCAAATATGGTTTAA
- the LOC101209572 gene encoding probable Ufm1-specific protease isoform X1, with the protein MEEVDEQCIRILPHKLVLQKKELALQWLIGSPFLSPLTIASTLKCIHHLSPPESISPDFTKEAEELRTLLLKGFYIVGALVVGNSNVDEHASQAIDAARKLNQILSHGENTEKKLLIGAVADINSADIHFFVSQSENDTSLDSVSSVVYENNPEKYIWERGCLLRCELPISMPLYIPLDSPSDVEKAYEQATESVISKLRDPQAVYVVEQVNKNTSEDPCPVILRGSQMDFQINLSKFRHLNDASQNADGMSLPCANFCSKSKTECTMFSLQNADIIQVSVLLNSSAKSEKSSAPVVEYFPATDKTRLLVVNLKTEVLCYAAKFLPLTCAVSMLIIPGLVDQLNLMKNAILPSLSKQLPQLVPYHFCPPGFLHPITVLYELTYGETEMKQVELRKALHLRLGLPFDRPVLRIASALDFSGRKENLPQKGSFLLKDVHIGIPSSGVSGGHMSLVQGSYVYHHYLQEGFNDSGWGCAYRSLQTIISWFRLQHYTSIDVPSHRQIQEALVEIGDKDDSFIGSREWIGAIELSFVLDKLLGVSCKIINVRSGAELPEKCRELAAHFENQGTPIMIGGGVLAYTLLGVDYNEASGDCGFLILDPHYTGSDEVKKIVSGGWCGWKKAVDSKGKNFFLHDKFYNLLLPQRPNMV; encoded by the exons ATGGAGGAAGTCGATGAGCAATGTATCAGAATTTTGCCTCACAAGCTCGTTCTCCAGAAAAAGGAGCTGGCTCTTCAATGGCTCATCGGATCGCCGTTTCTGTCGCCTCTGACTATTGCTTCCACTCTCAAATGCATCCATCATTTGTCTCCACCCGAATCTATCTCGCCTGATTTCACCAAGGAAGCAG AAGAGCTTCGGACGTTATTGCTGAAAGGTTTTTATATTGTTGGAGCATTGGTTGTTGGAAATTCCAACGTCGATGAACATGCGAGCCAGGCAATTGATGCGGCGCGGAAATTGAATCAGATTCTATCTCATGGTGAAAATACAGAGAAGAAGTTATTGATTGGAGCGGTTGCTGATATCAATTCTGCAGATATTCACTTTTTTGTCTCCCAGTCTGAAAATGACACGAGCTTAGATTCTGTTTCTTCTGTTGTGTACGAAAATAATCCCgaaaaatatatttgggaGAGAGGCTGTCTGCTCCGGTGCGAACTACCGATCAGTATGCCGCTCTATATTCCTCTTGACAGTCCATCAG ATGTTGAAAAGGCGTACGAGCAGGCCACAGAATCTGTTATTTCCAAGTTGAGAGACCCACAGGCAGTGTATGTAGTGGAacaagtaaacaaaaatacCTCAGAAGATCCTTGTCCTGTCATTCTACGTGGTTCACAAATGGATTTCCAAATTAATCTCTCGAAGTTTAGGCATTTGAATGATGCCAGCCAAAATGCTGATGGAATGTCTTTACCGTGTGCAAACTTCTGTTCAAAAAGCAAAACTGAGTGTACAATGTTTTCTTTACag AATGCAGATATAATCCAAGTAAGTGTTCTTCTAAATAGCTCGGCAAAGTCTGAAAAATCTAGTGCACCAGTTGTAGAGTACTTTCCAG CTACAGACAAAACCAGGCTTTTGGTTGTCAACTTGAAGACAGAAGTTCTCTGTTATGCTGCCAAATTTCTTCCATTGACTTGTGCTGTTTCAATGTTGATCATTCCGGGTCTAGTTGACCAGTTAAACTTGATGAAGAATGCAATATTACCCAGCCTTTCAAAGCAACTGCCTCAA CTAGTGCCATATCATTTTTGCCCTCCTGGATTTTTGCATCCAATAACTGTTCTCTATGAACTCACTTATGGGGAGACTGAAATGAAGCAAG TGGAACTAAGAAAAGCCCTTCACTTAAGATTAGGGTTACCTTTTGATCGTCCTGTGCTAAGAATTGCTAGTGCATTGGATTTCTCTGGTCGGAAGGAGAACTTGCCTCAAAAGG GTTCCTTTTTGCTCAAAGATGTTCATATTGGAATTCCAAGCAGCGGTG TTTCAGGTGGCCACATGTCTCTGGTTCAGGGGTCATATGTGTACCATCACTATCTTCAAGAAGGTTTCAATGACTCG GGCTGGGGTTGTGCTTACCGGTCTTTGCAAACTATCATTTCATGGTTCAGACTCCAACATTATACATCCATAGATGTTCCTTCACATAG GCAAATACAAGAAGCACTAGTGGAGATCGGTGACAAGGATGATTCATTTATTGGTTCACGTGAATGGATTGGTGCCATCGAATTGAGCTTTGTTTTAGACAAACTGCTCGGT GTGAGTTGCAAAATCATAAATGTCAGATCTGGGGCTGAGCTTCCTGAAAAATGTAGAGAATTGGCTGCACATTTCGAGAATCAAGGAACTCCTATAATGATTG GAGGTGGTGTTCTTGCATACACTCTGTTGGGAGTTGATTACAATGAAGCAAGTGGAGATTGTGGGTTTTTAATATTGGATCCTCATTATACTGGAAGTGATGAAGTGAAGAAAATTGTAAGTGGTGGTTGGTGTGGATGGAAAAAAGCCGTTGATAGCAAAGGGAAGAATTTCTTCTTACATGATAAGTTTTATAACCTTCTCCTTCCACAGAGGCCAAATATGGTTTAA
- the LOC101209816 gene encoding pentatricopeptide repeat-containing protein At5g50280, chloroplastic, which yields MALVQQHHLTYPFLSIAGANLKQNTSNSFSFFQSNTQKLACCLCAASPNPSTQSPSPIFLHLFEEEEEEEEEEVPSKEGHGGNKTEEDWNDPLFRFFKSQTSTTQDPSRESKLPLQKNRRSSWHLASDVEFFNEAEVTLEEDKEQLRSASRNSRVLPGGPVGEIVGIARNLSQNMTLGEALGEFEGRISEKECWEVLRLLGEENLVVCCLYFFEWMGLQETSLVTSRAYSLLFPLLGRAGMGEKIMVLFKNLPLKKEFQDVHVYNSAISGLMVCKRYDDACKVYEAMETNNVNPDHVTCSIMITVMRKIGRSAKDSWDYFEKMNQKGVKWSSEVLGALIKSFCDEGLKSQALILQLEMEKKGVASNVIMYNTIMDAFSKSNQIEEAEGVFAEMKSKGVKPTSASFNILMNAYSRRMQPEIVEKLLVEMKDMGLEPNVKSYTCLISAYGRQKKMSDMAADAFLRMKKNGIRPTSHSYTALIHAYSVSGWHEKAYSAFENMLREGLKPSIETYTTLLDAFRRAGDTVSLMKIWKLMIREKVLGTRVTFNTLLDGFAKHGHYVEARDVISEFDKIGLQPTVMTYNMLMNAYARGGQHLKLPQLLQEMAARDLKPDSVTYSTMIYAFVRVRDFKRAFFYHKKMVKSGQVPDVKSYQKLKSILDVKLATKNRKDKSAILGIINSKMGMVKAKKQGKKDEFWKTKRRHVRTQDSFSR from the exons ATGGCGCTTGTACAACAACACCATCTCACATACCCATTTCTTTCCATTGCCGGGGCCAATCTGAAACAAAATACTTccaattctttttcattttttcaatccAATACCCAGAAGCTCGCCTGCTGCTTATGTGCAGCATCCCCGAACCCCTCCACTCAATCTCCATCCCccattttccttcatttgttcgaagaagaagaagaagaagaagaagaagaagtccCTTCTAAGGAAGGTCATGGAGGTAACAAGACGGAAGAGGATTGGAACGACCCATTATTCAGATTTTTCAAATCCCAAACTTCAACGACGCAAGACCCATCACGTGAAAGCAAATTGCCCCTCCAAAAGAACCGCCGTTCGTCCTGGCATCTTGCCTCCGATGTTGAATTTTTCAATGAAGCTGAAGTTACACTGGAGGAAGACAAGGAACAATTGCGTTCTGCGAGTCGGAATTCTAGGGTCTTACCAGGTGGTCCTGTCGGAGAAATAGTGGGAATTGCGAGGAATTTGTCGCAAAATATGACTCTGGGGGAGGCTTTGGGAGAATTTGAAGGAAGAATTAGCGAGAAGGAATGTTGGGAGGTGCTGCGTTTGTTGGGTGAGGAGAATCTTGTGGTATGTTGTTTGTATTTCTTTGAATGGATGGGTTTGCAGGAGACTTCGCTTGTTACATCTCGTGCCTATTCTCTTCTATTTCCATTGTTGGGAAGAGCTGGAATGGGAGAGAAAATTATGGTCTTGTTCAAGAACCTTCCACTCAAGAAGGAATTTCAGGATGTTCATGTCTATAACTCTGCAATTTCTGGACTTATGGTCTGTAAGAG GTATGATGATGCTTGCAAGGTGTACGAGGCCATGGAAACAAATAATGTTAATCCAGATCATGTGACATGTTCTATAATGATTACAGTTATGAGAAAAATTGGCCGCAGTGCAAAGGATTCGTGGGATTACtttgagaaaatgaaccaaaaaggAGTAAAATGGAGTTCTGAAGTTTTGGGTGCTCTGATTAAATCGTTCTGCGATGAGGGGCTGAAGAGTCAAGCACTTATCCTACAATtggagatggagaagaaagggGTTGCTTCGAACGTGATCATGTATAATACGATCATGGATGCTTTTAGTAAATCGAATCAAATCGAGGAAGCTGAAGGTGTCTTTGCTGAAATGAAATCTAAAGGAGTGAAACCAACGAGTGCAAGTTTTAACATCTTGATGAATGCATACAGTAGGAGGATGCAACCTGAGATTGTTGAGAAGCTTCTGGTTGAAATGAAGGATATGGGATTGGAACCTAATGTAAAGTCATACACTTGCTTGATTAGTGCTTATGGGAGGCAGAAGAAAATGAGTGACATGGCTGCAGATGCATTtttgagaatgaaaaaaaatggtattagGCCAACCTCTCATTCATATACAGCTCTGATTCATGCTTATTCTGTTAGCGGTTGGCATGAGAAAGCTTACTCAGCCTTTGAGAACATGTTGCGTGAAGGTTTAAAGCCATCCATTGAAACTTACACGACTCTACTCGATGCGTTTAGGCGTGCTGGTGATACAGTGTCATTGATGAAAATATGGAAGTTAatgattagagaaaaagtACTAGGGACAAGAGTAACTTTTAACACATTGCTAGATGGGTTTGCAAAACACGGTCATTATGTTGAAGCAAGAGATGTGATCTCTGAGTTTGATAAGATTGGGTTACAACCAACTGTTATGACATACAACATGTTGATGAATGCATATGCTAGGGGAGGTCAACATTTAAAGCTGCCACAGCTGCTGCAAGAGATGGCTGCTCGGGACCTAAAACCCGACTCCGTTACTTATTCTACCATGATTTATGCCTTTGTACGTGTTCGCGATTTCAAAAGAGCTTTCTTCTATCACAAGAAGATGGTAAAAAGTGGACAAGTGCCTGATGTAAAGTCATACCAGAAACTTAAATCGATCTTGGATGTAAAACTTGCTACAAAAAACAGGAAAGACAAGAGTGCCATTCTTGGTATAATAAACAGCAAAATGGGTATGGTGAAAGCTAAGAAGCAGGGCAAGAAAGATGAGTTTTGGAAGACCAAGAGAAGGCATGTAAGAACTCAAGACAGTTTCTCCCGgtga